GGCGCACGAGATCAAGAACCCGCTGGCCGCGCTGAAAGGGATGACGCAGGCGATCGACAAGAACGCCAACGACCCGGAATTCCTGGAAGACTTTAAGCGGGTAGTGCCGAAAGAGATCGACCGGCTCGACGGGCTGGTCGACGGCATGATCCAGCTCGGCCGGCCGCCCCGGCTGATCTTCGCGCCGGTGCAGCTAAACGAGCTGATCGAGCACGACTTGAAACTGTTCGAGCACCGCTGCCGCAACCACCAGATCACGATCGGCAAGGAGCTCGGCCGGCTGCCGGAGATCAACGCCGACCCGCAGCAGCTAACGCAAGTTATAACGAACCTGATCTTGAACGCGATCCAGGCGATGCCGACCGGGGGCAAGCTAACCATTAATACTCGCGCGACGGCTGGCGCGGTCATCTTGGAAATAGCCGATACCGGCCGGGGGATACCGGCGGATAAGGTCAAAGATATCTTTGAGCCGTTCTTTACCACCAGAGAAGAAGGGCTGGGCTTAGGGCTGGCGATCACCTACCAGATCATTAAAGGGCATAACGGGGAGATAACGGTAGAAAGCCGGGTTGGGGAAGGGACCAGGTTCCGGATCACGCTCCCCCGCTGATCCCCGCTTTTTTCAAGCGCTGAATGGCTTCCGCGATCCGCTCTTTCGGCAGGGTAATGGCAAAACGGACGTAACCTTTGCCGGAGGGGCCGTAACCGTTGCCGGGAACGACCAGAATGCCGCACTTGTCGAGCAGCTTTTCGGTGAAGGAAGCGGACGTTTCGCCTTTCGGCACCGGGACCCACATGTAAAATGTCGCTTGCGGGCGGGCCATCTTCCAGCCGAGCGAATTTAGGCCATCGATCAAGACGTTGCGCCGCTCCTCGAACACTTGCCGGTTGTCTTCCACGCATTGCTGCGGGCCGGACAGCGCCTCGATCGCGGCCAACTGGACCGCCTTGAAAGCGCCGCTGTCGATGTTCGACTTGAGCTTCGCCAGCGCGCCGACCGCTGCCTTGTTGCCGACCGCCATGCCGATGCGCCAGCCGGTCATGTTGTACGTCTTGGAGAGGGAGTGGAACTCGATGGCGACATCTTTCGCCCCCGGGAGCTCCAAAATACTCATCGGCCGGTAGCCGTCATAGCCCATTTCGGAGTAGGCGAGGTCGGAGACGAGCAGCAGATCGTTCTGCCTGGCGAAGGCGACCGCTTTCTCCAGGAACGCTTTGTCGCAAACCGCCCCGGTCGGGTTGTTCGGATAATTGACAAAGAGGATCTTGGCCCGCTTCAGGATGTCGGCCGGGACCCGGTCGAGGTCGGGGATAAAGTTGTTCTGCGCGGTGAGCGGCAGCAGGTACGGTTCGCCGCCCGCCAGGGTGGTGCAGATCTTGTAGACCGGATATGAAGGATCGGGGATCAGGGCAACATCGCCCGGATCGATAAAGCAGAGCGGCAGGTGCGCGATGCCCTCCTTCGAGCCGATCAGACAGCAGATCTCGTCGCGCGGGTTCAGCTCGACCTTGAAACGCTTCTGGTACCATTTGGCAACGGCTTTGCGGAAAACGAATTCCCCTTTGGAAGTCGGGTAATTGGCCGCCTCTTTGCTGTCCAGCACCTCGCGCATTTTGGCGATGATATGCGCCGGGGTCGGCAGGTCGGGATCGCCGATGCCAAAATCGATGACGTCGACGCCGCTTTTGACCAGCTCCGCTTTCTTTTCCTCGATCTTGACGAACAGATAGGGCGGGATCAAATCGAGTCTTTTAGCTGTTTTCATAATTCCCCTCAAAGACGGTCTGGGCCGGGCCGCGCATTAAGATATGCTCCTCGTCGTTCAACTCGATGTCCAAATTACCCCCGGGGAGACGGACTAACGCCCGCCGGCCGGTCTTGCCGGCCAGGTGGGCGGCGGCGACGCAGGCGCAGGCGCCGGTGCCGCAGGCGAGCGTTTCGCCAGCGCCCCGTTCCCAGACAATCACCTCGAGCTCCTTGTCGCTCAAGACCTGGACGAACTCGACGTTGGTCCGGTTCGGGAAGTGGGGATCGTTCTCGACCCGCGGGCCGATGACCGGCAAGTCGATCGCGTTGACATCGGCGACGAAAGCGACAGCGTGCGGATTGCCCATGGAGATCTTCTGGAATTTATGGCCGGCGAGGGAGACTTCCCCTTCAGCTTTGGGTATGCCCATGTCGACTTCAACGGCGAGGACCTTGCCGCCGTCCAGGATAACGGCCGGCAGGATCGTCCCGGCCAGCGTTTCGACCGAGATGACCTCTTCTTTGAGCTTATCGGTCTCGTAGACGTACTTGGCGAAACAGCGGATCCCGTTGCCGCACATCTCGGCCTCCGACCCGTCGGGGTTGATCACCTGCATCCGGTAGTGCGCCTTCTCCGACGGCCAGACGATCAGCAGGCCGTCCGCGCCAACGCCGAAATGCCGGTCGCAAACCGCCTGGGCGAGCTGCTTCAGGTCGAGCCCGTCCAGCTTGGTTTTGCGGCTGTCCACGAGAACGAAATCGTTCCCGAGGCCGTGCATTTTAATAAAAGGCAGCATAGGTTGTCGTCGACTCCCAAACGACCACTTTGGCGATCGTTTTAAAACGCTTGCGCAGCTGTTTGAAGATCGTTTCCGCCAGGTTCTCCGAGGTCGGGTTCTTGATCAGGAACGGCGCGACGTCGTTGAGCAGCCGGTGGTCGAACGGCCGGAGAACGGCGGACAGTTCTTTCTTGACCACCTTAAAGTCTTCCATCAGGCCGATCTTGTTCAGCCTGGTCCCGGTCAAAAAGACCTGGACCCGCCAGGTGTGCCCGTGCAGGTTTTCGCAGGCGCCTTCGTAACCCCGGAGAGCGTGGGCGGCGTCAAAAGTGTCTTCCACCATCAGCTCGAACATCACTATATTATAACATGTTTGGCGTGGGTGATCGGTTTGCCAAGCAGCCGGGAACCGACCTCCTGGAACTGCAGGACGGGGCCGGTGACCAGGAACTCATGCTTGGGGGGCGGCGAGTTCTTTCCCTTGACCGTGCCGGCCTTTTCCAGCAGTTTTCTCGCCTCGGCGACCGCCGTCTCCGCCGGGTCGACAAAAGCGACTTCCGGGCCGGTCCGCTCGCGCAGCAGATTGGCCAGGTGCGGGTAGTGGGTGCAGCCGAGGATCAGCGTATCGATCTTTTCGTGCAAGAGCGGCTTTAAGTATTCCTTAACGACCTTCCTGGTCTCGTCCGCCTCGGTAAAGCCCCCTTCGATCAGCGGGACAAAGAGCGGGCAGGCCTGGGCGAAGACGACCGCTTCTTGCTTCAGCTCGGCGATCTGTTTTTGGTACGCGCCGGAGTTGACGGTGCCGGCGGTGGCGATCAGGCCGATCCGGCCGGAGCGGGAAGCGGCGACCGCCGCGCGCGCGCCGTGCTCGATCAGGCCGATCAGGTGGACCTTGTAGCGGTCCTTGAGGAGCGGGTAGGCGATGGCGGACGACGTGCCGCAGGCGACGACGATCAGCTTGACGCCGTGCTTGTCGATCAGGAAGGGGATGATCTCTTCGTTGAACTTGACGATCTCTTCGGCCGGCCGGCCGCCGTACGGCACGCGGGCGGTGTCGGCCAGGTAGACGACGTCTTCGTGCGGCAGCTGGCGGAGGAGCTCGCGGTAAACCGTCAGGCCGCCGACGCCGGAATCAAAGATCCCGATCGGCGAAGAGGGCGGGACCTTGCGGTCCTCGACCTTGCCGGCGCTCTTGCCGACCACCCGGTCGGTCGCCACGTGCCTGATGATCGTTACTTCAGAAATAGTTGATCACTCCTTGCGCGATCGCCGCGGCGACCTTGGCCCGGAACGACGCCGAGTTGACCAGGTCGTTCTCGTCGTTGTTGGACAGGTAGGCCGGTTCCAGCAGGACCGACGGCATCCGGACGTTCTTGACCGTGTAAAAACTGACCCGGTGGAGCCCCCGGTCTTTCCGGTCGATCCCCCGGACGACCGCTTCGTGCATCACGGCGGCAAAACGCCGGCTCAGCGGATTGTAATAGTAACTCTCCGAACCGGAAATGCCGCTCTGATAAGTGGAATTATAGTGGATGGAGACGAAAATGTCAGCGCCGCTCCGGTTGGCGAAATCAACCACGTCGTACAGGTTGGAGCGGCGGTCTTCGTTGCGCGTCAGCAGGACCTTGGCGCCGGCTTCCCGCAGCAGCTCAGCCGCTTTCTGCGCGGTGTCCAGGGTCAGGTCTTTTTCCGGCTTACCGCGGCCGTTCGCCGCCCCGGGATCGTCGCCGCCGTGGCCGGGATCGAGAATAATCGTTTTGCCGCGCAGCTTGGCCGTTGGCGCCGCGGCGGTAGGCGCCAGTTCGAGCGGTTTGAGCGCTTTGGCTTTGCGCCGGAAATAGACCTTTTCCGCCGCCACCTGCTGGGCAAAAATATTGTCGAGCCGGTCGCCGATCTCGATCACCGACTTGTCGCGGCCGAACACGTTGACGATGTCGTAATCGATCGTCCGCTTGAGCGTGACCACGATCCGGGCGGTGCGCGCGTCTTTCCGGACGACCTGGATATTGGCGATCCGCCGGGAGGCCTTTTTCGCCAGCCTCAGTTTCTTGCCGACCGTCGCGCCGGGAAAGTCGAGATAGAGCTTGTCCTCCAGGAGCAGCCCTTTGGCGACGACGTAGCCGGTGGTGTAAACGTCGAGGTAGTCATAGCCGCGGTCGCGCTTCATCTCGACGGAGCAAAGCTCGACCTGGGCGGCGAGCGCGAACGTTTGCAGGCAGAGCAGCGCGAAAAACGCCTTCTTAACCATGCTTTTTGATCAACTTCAGCAAGGTTTGGCGGTCATTCAGCTCGGGGTCGTCGAGGACTTGTTCGAGCAGGGCGCGCAGGACCTGGCCGACCTTGGGCTCCGGTTTGATCTTGAGCGTCTTCATCACGTCTTTGCCGTTAACTTTCAGATCGCCGATGTGGAGGGCGTTCGCCTCGGCGACGATCCGGTCGATCCGCTGCTGCAGCTCCGCCAGGTAGGCGTTGCCGATCGTCTGCCGCATCGCCCGCGTGTCGGCCAGGCGGAGGGCGAACAGGTCGGGGACGTTGGCCGGGCCGCCGATCCGCCGGATAAAGCGGCGGACCGCCGCGTCGCTCCAGGCGCTCTTATAGTCGAACATGTGATTGGCGATCAGGTTGACGGTCTGTTCGATGTCGGCGTTGCTGAACTTCAGGCGCCGCAGCAGTTTCTCCGCCATTTTGGCGCTGACCTGGTCGTGGTCGTAAAAGGTCATCCCCTCCTTGCACGACGGTTTGCCGATGTCGTGGAGGAGGGCGGCGAGCCGGACCGTTAACCGCTCCTGGGGGGCGGCGTCGCAGGCGTAGAGGCTGTGCCAGTAGACGTCGTGCTGGTGATATTCCGGCGGTTGTTCGACCCCGCGGCACTTGGCCAGCTCCGGCAGGAAAAGCGGGAGCAGGCCGGCCTGCGCCATGTAGTCAAAACCGACCGACGGTTTGTCCGCCGCGAGGAGCTTGACCAGCTCGTCGTGGACCCGCTCCAGGGCGACTTTTTTCGCGATGCGCAGCGTCTGGGCCATGCCGGCCAGCGTTCTTTCCTCGAGCCGGAAGCCGAGGGTCGCCGCGAAGCGGCAGCCGCGGAGCGGCCGCAGGCCGTCCTCGGCAAAGCGGGCGACCGGGTCGCCGACCGTCCTGAGCACTTTGCCGGCCAGGTCTTTCCGCCCGCCGAAATCATCGAGCAATTCGCCGCTCTCCGGGTCGTAGGCGAGGGCGTTGACCGTGAAATCGCGGCGCGCCAGGTCGCGATGGATGTCGTCGGTGAACTTGACGTTGTCCGGGTGGCGGCCGTCGACGTACCGCTCGTCCGACCGGAAAGTCGTCACTTCGTAATGGCCGTCCGGCAGGATAACGGTCACCGTGCCGTACTTGAGCCCGGTCGGGACGACCTTGGCGAACAGTTTTTTGACCTCGGCCGGCCGGGCGCTGGTGGTAATGTCCCATTCGTGAGGCGTTTTGCCGAGCAGGGCGTCGCGCACGCAGCCGCCGACCGCGTAAGCTTGATGCCCGCGGGTTTTCAGCTCCCGGATAATAGCGGCGGCGCCGGCCCTGATCTCCATAGCTGGTTTTAGTTTAGCCCAAGGCAAAACTATTGTAAAGGCAAGGGGGGTATAATATAATAACCGGCATGAAGCTCTCTGATTTCCAGAAGGGCCTGGTCATTGTCCTCACAGCTTTTGTGGTCCTGGGCGGCCTGCTTTTTATCAATCGCGTCCTGCTCGGCGACGCTTTCGCCAAAGAAGAAGCCCAGCACGCGCTTTACGGCCTGGCGCTGGCCAAGGATGTCCGGGCGCTCGACCTGAGCGGCTTCTGGTACGACACCCAGCGGCAGATGTTCTGGCCTTTTCTCCACTCCTGGGTGCTGTCGGTCTTTTTTCTCTGTTTCGGCGTCAGCTATTTTTCCGCCCGCTTTCTCAGCTTCGCGATGTTCTTCGCCACCCTGCTGATCACTTACCTCGTTTCGGTCAAATTTTGCGACCGCCAGGGGTGGCGGATCGGGGCGCTGGCCTGCGTGCTGGCCCTGACCTCGCCGCTGATGGCCCGTTTCGGCACCGAGAACACGCTGGAGGGGCTCGGCGCGCTGATCTTTATGGCGGCGTTCTATTTTTACATCCTGACCGAAGAGAAAAAATTGACGGTCAACTACCTGATCCTGGCCGTCCTGCTCGGCCTGTCGATCTACACCAATTACCTGTACGCTTACCTGATGGTCCCGGCCTTTATCGTCATGACGCTCGGCAAGCTCGGACCGCTGGGCGCGGAAGTCGTGACGCTAAGCAAAAAAGGGGAGAAGGCGGCGGTGCCGTTCTTCTGGTGGGCTTACCGGAAACTGGTGGTGATCGGCGTGCTGGCGGTCCTGATCGCCGCCTGGTTTTTTACTTCCACCTTTAACCGGAAGATCATGCTGCTGCTGCAGGCGATCTTCCGCTATTCCGGCGGCGAGCAGGTCGCCGGGATCGGCAATATCCTGCTTTACTACCCGCGGGCGATCATCAGCCACTTCAGTTTTTCTCCCTGGCTCGGCCTGCTGATGGTGATCTCGCTGTTCCTCCCCTGGGTCGCTTTCCGTTTTCCCAAGACCGGCAAGCTTTACACTTTTGTCTGGACGGCGCTGCTCCTGGCGACCCTGACGGTCCCGACCAAGGCGCCGCAGTTCATTTACATCATCGCGCCGTTCGTTTTCATTATTTTCGCGGCGACGGTATTCTACCTCCTGGAAAAATACCAGCGGGCGGCGGCCGCCGGACTGGTCGTGATCCTGCTGCCGGCGCTGATCTGGCTGCCGCAGCTGGGCGGCCTTTACCAATCCGGCCGGTCGGGGGAACGGATGATCCAGGTGCTCGGCTTTTTCCGCGGCAACATCCTGCCGCGTTACCCGATCGCGGCCGGCATGAACCTGCAGCGGCTTAATCCCGAAGGGATCGCTTTCCATTTCTGGGACTGGAACGCGCCGGTGCTGGCCGATCCGATCGTCGGCGAGGCGGAAATGTTCCGCGCCGCCCGGTATTTCCTGGCGGTGGAACTCGATCCGGCTATCCCCTATACCGAAGAGGTGCTTGATGACTCGGTCCACCGCTGGAACAGTTTCCTGAGGGAAAAATCCCAGCTCGGCGAGATCAAAGAGGAGCTGTCGCAAAGTTTTCCGGGTTTAGGGCTGGTAGCCCGGATCTACGTCAAGAGCCGCTAACCGGCGCCGCGCCCGCTATTTGCCCGTTTTTGCTTGAAATTCCCCCCTTTTTTTGCCGATAAATACCCGGAATGGTAACAGGAACACCAAAAGCCGGGGGATACCGGACGCTGGCGGCCGTCAGGGAGCGCCTGCAGCCGCTCGGCATCAGGGCGGGACATGAACTGATCAAGCGGTTTTGCCGGTTGAACGAGAGCTCTTATCGGGAAATTCTCGGTTTAGTCGATACGGCCAAACGGCTGAATCCTAACCTTGATACCATTGTCCTCCCCACGCGCTTGCAGGAAAACCAGAGCTTTGCCGGCATCTCGGAGATGCAGGTCCGCGAACATATTTTCGGCAATACTTTTAACCTGCGGCGCCTGATGGCCGACATGAACGAAGCCATCCGGTTGGCGAGCGTTTTCACCAAGGAAACCAGCCGGAGCCAGCAGACGCAGCTGGTCGACCTGGTCGACGCGCTGGGGATCGCGAAACAATTGTTCCGGACCATGGGGCCGGACGCGACCACCGAAACGGTCGTCGACCGGATCCAGGCGGTGGTCAATCTCCTGAATTTCCGCAACATCCAGATCTATTTCCCGGCCGACGGCGGCAAATGGGAGCGGAAATATTCTTCCTCGCCCTGGATGATGAACGGGCACTCCAAGTACGATCCGGCCGGCGGGGGGAGCGAACCGCAGACCACGCTGAAAAGCGTGATCGAGGCGCCGGGGCAGCGGTTCATCGTCGATATCGCCGAGCCGGGATCGTTCCGCAGCCAGGGGCTGGTCGCCGACGAGCATTCGATCAGGAACGACCTGGAGCTGTCCAAGGGCCCGAGCCAGATGATCTTCATTAAAGTTGTTTCCCCGCTCAGCGGCGAGCTGGTCGCCGTGGTGCAGATCCATAACCGGGTTCAGCTGACGGAAAAAGCCGCGCCGAAGCGGCTGCTCCCCAACCAGGAAACGGCGGCGACCCGGGTGCTGACCCAGCTGGAAGCGATCTTTGACGAAGCGGCGCTGGCGCTGGCGAGCGTCCGTTTGAAAGAAGGGAGCCAGACCAAACCGGAACTGAACGAATTGGAAAAACGCGCGGTGCTGGAACAGGGCGAGCTGCGGGTCTTGCAGGGACAGCGGGTCCGGTTGTATGAAGCGCCGGCCGAGAAGTTCTACACCCGCCTGAACGGCGTGATCAACTGGCTGCGCGACACGATCCTGGGCGTCTATCACGGCACCCGGACAGCCGCGGGCAAGACTAAGCCGGAGCTGATCAAAGCCCTGTCGCTGGAAGACGAGAAAATGAACGAACGGGTGATCTACTCGCGCTATACGGCGCTGATCGAGGGGGCGCCGGGCGAGGAGCACGATCTGCTCGGCATCGTCTCGTACAACCTGTTCGACGTCAAAGTCGGCGATCATAACGTCGGCGTCCTGAAAGTGCCGGAGGCGATGATCAAGAAAGAGGCGCGCGGCCGTAAGATCCTGGTGGGGCTGACCCTGGAGATCGGCCGGCGGCAGCTGCTTAAATACTGGTTCGACAACGGCCTGTTCAAGGGGTTCTGGCTGGCTTTGACCCACGGGATCCCGATCTACGGAACGACGCAGAGCAAGCGGGCGATCAAAGACATGATGCGGCTGGCTAACCTTTCGGTCCGCAACACCGTGGAAGGACGCGGGCTGACGGCCGAGCAGAAAGGCATTATCGAGCACAGTTCCGCCGGCAAGGCTACCAAGGACGGGGTCGAGCCGGAGGCTTACGGCGGACGGATCGCGATCGACGAAGAAGAGCAGGGGATCGTCGTTTTTGGCGGGAAGAAAGAAGCGGCGCTCAACAAACTGCTGGCGGAGCTGGGCGTGAACGGCCGGCTGCACATCGTCGGTTATATGACGATCGGGGTCGGGATCAAGGTCGCGCTGGAACTGCTGTGGACCAGGCTCTTCGGGAGGAAAAAGAGATCATGACCATGACCGGCGGAATTAAAAGGAACTTTTGGCGCGGCTATTTCCACGTCTACGACCGGAACCGGTCCACTCCGTACCTTAAATTGCTCAAGCAAAACGCCGCGCTGGTGGTCAACGACCATCGCTACGGCACTTTTCTTGACCTGGGCTGCGGCACCGGCAATTCCACGGCCGCCGTGGCGGCGGAACTGATGGGCGGGCGCGTCCTGGGGCTGGACAACTCGCCGGAAGCGCTGGAGCGCGCCCGGGACAAGTTCCCCCGGCTGCGCTTCACCTGGGCCGACATGCAAAAGGCGTTGCCGCTGGGCGACGCCAGCGTCAACGGCGTGCTGGCCAATAATTCGCTCTATCTTGTTTCCGACCCGAAACAGACGCTGCTGGATATCCTCCGGGTGCTGAAACCGGGCGGGCGGCTGGTCATGACCAACCCGGTCGACAATGTCGATACCACCCGGATCTTCCGGGAACACATGGCAGACAAACGAGCCGATTACCGGCTGCGCTACGGCGCCGCCATGGGCCGGGTCTTTACCGCCGCGCATTCGGTGGAAGCGATCATGAATTACCTGCTCCTCCTGCCGTTCGAAATGGTCCTGAAATATAACGTCAGGGTCGGTTCCCACTTCTGGCCGCTGGAAAAGTGGGAAGCGGTCATCGACGCGGCCCGGCAGGAAGGCCCGTACCGGTTCAGCGTCCAACCGCCTTTTACCGCTTACGCGGGGACCAACTACACGATCGTCATCGATAGATTGCCGGCCTGATCCGTACTATAATAGCGCAGTATGGATCTTAGTGGCCCGGTACTGCGCCGGCCGGCTTTTAACCCGGCGCTCCTGATCCTGATCGCCGCCGCCGCGCTCGGCACGCTCTGGCTCATTATCAAACAGCAGGACCTGCCGGTCATTTCCAGCTTTTACCTGGTCATTACCCAGCTCTATCTCGGCTATTTCCTGCTGGCCAACAATCCGCGTTCGCCGATCAACGTCTCTTTCGGTTGTTTTTCTTTTTCCCTGGCGATCTGGAACCTTTTTTCGATCCTGGTCATTCACGTTCCCCCGGCGGCGCCGCTTTTCTGGGCGGATTGGTACATTTTTATCCCGGCCGCGCTGATGATCTATTTTCTCTTCTACTTCACGATGGTCTTCCCCAAGCGGCAGGAGTTCTTCCGCCCCTGGGCGCAGGCCCTGTCGATCTTGCCGGCGCTGCTGCTGATCGGGCTGGTCTTGGCCGCCCCGCAGTCGATCATCAGCAAGATGGTGATCGCCAAAGGGGTCCGCTCGCCGGTCTTTGGCCCGGGGTACGACCTGTTCGGGATCTACGGGCTGGGCTATATCTTGATCGGCGCCGTTAGCCTCTGGCATTCCTACCGCCGGGCCAAGGGCTCGGAGCGGGCGCAGATGTTCTATTTCCTCATTGGCGCCCTGTTCTCGGTCACCGGCTTCATGCTGACCAACCTGATCATTCCCTGGACCATGACCTCCGCGCTCGAATGGATGGGGGCCTGGTTCTCGCTCAGCTTTATCGCTTTTACCGCTTACGCCATCACCAAGCACCAGCTGATGGACATCTCGGTCGTGATCAGCCGGACGGTGGCCGAGCTGATGGCGATCTTCCTGCACGGCGCCTTTTACCTGCTCCTGGTCGGCCTGTACCGTACCGTGACCGGCGCGGTGATCGAGCCGCTGTTCCTGATCTTTACGGTGCTGTACGGCGTGATCGTCGGCCAGACGCACCAGCCGATCCGTTTGTTCCTGCAGACAACTTCAGAAAAATTGTTCCTGCGCGGCAAGTACGATTATTATACGGCGCTCTCCGCCGCCAGTTCGCGCGTGGTCGAGAAACTTTCCCTGCCCGACATTCTCCGGGTCCTGTACGAGACTTTCGGCGACGTGATGGAGATTTCCCGGCCGCGGATCATGCTGCCCGAGGCTTTTACCGAACCGGAAAAAGAATCGGGCGGTTACGTCGTGTTCGACCGGCAGGGGAGCCGGTCCCAGGCGGAAAGCGAACGGATCGGCCTGGCAGATCCGCTGGTGCCGCAACTGATCGCCCGGCGCGCCCCCCTGCTTGATCCGCACCACCCGGAACACGCCCTGATCGTTCCCTGCCTGCTCGAAGAGCGGCTGATCGCCCTCTTTGTCTTTGGCCCCAAGCTGTCCGAAGACCCGTACACCGAAGAGGACCTCCGTTTGCTGCAGGCGCTGTCTAGCCAGGCGGCGGTCGCCCTTGACCATACCCATTCGTACGCCAAGATCAAGGCGGACCTGGAGGAGGCGGAGCGGCACCTGGAGCGGTCGCGGCGGCTTGCGTCGCTCGGCACGCTGACCGCCGGCGTGACCCACGAGATCAGGAACCCGCTGACCGTGATCCGGGGGGAAACGGAACGGCTGGCGAACGAAACGCGCGACCTGGCCTATCTCCAGCAGTTCCGCGACCTACTGCTCAAGCACATCGACCGGATCGCCGGGATCGTGGAGCGGATGCTCGGCCTGGCCAAAGAAAAGCCGCGGCACGAAGTCCCGGTCGACCTGAACGAGCTGATCGGCGCGACCGTGCCGCTTTTTACCGCCGAACAAGTAGCCATCGGGACGGAGATGGGGAATATCCCGCAGATCCCGGGGGACCCGACGGCGCTGCAGGAAGTGATCGTCAACCTGATCCAGAACGCGATCGAGGCGATGCCGGGGGGCGGGCAGTTGAGATTGCGGACTTTGGCCGAAGACCATCGGGTGATCCTGGAGGTCAGCGATACCGGCAAGGGGATACCGGAAGAGATCAGGGAAAAGATCTTTGACCCGTTCTATTCAACGCGGCACGAAGGCGTCGGCCTGGGGTTGTCGATCGTTTACCGGATCGTCCGCGA
This window of the Candidatus Margulisiibacteriota bacterium genome carries:
- a CDS encoding ATP-binding protein, translating into MDLSGPVLRRPAFNPALLILIAAAALGTLWLIIKQQDLPVISSFYLVITQLYLGYFLLANNPRSPINVSFGCFSFSLAIWNLFSILVIHVPPAAPLFWADWYIFIPAALMIYFLFYFTMVFPKRQEFFRPWAQALSILPALLLIGLVLAAPQSIISKMVIAKGVRSPVFGPGYDLFGIYGLGYILIGAVSLWHSYRRAKGSERAQMFYFLIGALFSVTGFMLTNLIIPWTMTSALEWMGAWFSLSFIAFTAYAITKHQLMDISVVISRTVAELMAIFLHGAFYLLLVGLYRTVTGAVIEPLFLIFTVLYGVIVGQTHQPIRLFLQTTSEKLFLRGKYDYYTALSAASSRVVEKLSLPDILRVLYETFGDVMEISRPRIMLPEAFTEPEKESGGYVVFDRQGSRSQAESERIGLADPLVPQLIARRAPLLDPHHPEHALIVPCLLEERLIALFVFGPKLSEDPYTEEDLRLLQALSSQAAVALDHTHSYAKIKADLEEAERHLERSRRLASLGTLTAGVTHEIRNPLTVIRGETERLANETRDLAYLQQFRDLLLKHIDRIAGIVERMLGLAKEKPRHEVPVDLNELIGATVPLFTAEQVAIGTEMGNIPQIPGDPTALQEVIVNLIQNAIEAMPGGGQLRLRTLAEDHRVILEVSDTGKGIPEEIREKIFDPFYSTRHEGVGLGLSIVYRIVREHGGDIKVSSEVGKGTTFRISLSAA